One Thiocapsa sp. genomic window carries:
- the gspG gene encoding type II secretion system major pseudopilin GspG yields MQSNHSKRLRGFTLVELLVVLAILGLLAGLVGPQVMNFLGSSKSKTAKLQIENLAATLDMYRLEVGRYPTQTEGLQALVERPANIQNWNGPYLRKGDVPQDPWGFDYQYRFPGEHGAFDIWSLGADNREGGDGENADIRSWD; encoded by the coding sequence ATGCAATCGAATCATTCAAAGCGTCTTCGTGGCTTCACGCTCGTCGAGCTGCTCGTGGTCCTCGCGATCCTCGGCCTGCTGGCGGGGCTGGTCGGTCCGCAAGTCATGAACTTCCTCGGCTCGTCCAAGAGCAAGACGGCCAAGCTCCAGATCGAAAACCTTGCCGCGACGCTGGACATGTACCGCTTGGAGGTCGGGCGCTATCCGACCCAGACCGAGGGTCTGCAAGCCCTCGTGGAGCGACCGGCGAACATCCAGAACTGGAACGGTCCCTACCTGAGAAAGGGCGACGTCCCGCAAGACCCTTGGGGTTTCGATTATCAGTACCGCTTCCCCGGCGAGCACGGCGCCTTCGATATCTGGTCGCTCGGCGCGGACAACCGCGAGGGCGGCGACGGCGAGAACGCTGACATCCGCAGTTGGGATTGA
- a CDS encoding type II secretion system F family protein, producing the protein MPKYFYKAVKLDGESVEGEQEAVDEAALVRQLQSEGLIPIETRSSAGLRARFVRTRRRRINQKEIGILTRELATLLEAGMTLDRSLQILVDLTEEEHLIQVLSDLQERVRGGATFSSALDLQDGQFPRLYINMVRAGEASGALDQVLNRLADYLERLAELRQTITSALVYPSILLVVAALSVIMLLVFVVPQFTVLFDDMGEALPLPTRIVVATGDLFRNYWWAMLVGIALIAVVLERWFQDPAVRDRFDHKVLGVPLFGDLIWKMETARLCHTLATLLKNGLPLLSALTLAKEVVSNRKLSGLLNEAGDDLKHGRGLAGPLARLEVLPALALQMIRVGEESGSLDAMLAKVASIYDRETRNSVQSMLTLLEPILIIGLGVVVAGIIISILMAILGANELVF; encoded by the coding sequence GTGCCGAAATATTTCTACAAGGCGGTCAAGCTCGACGGTGAGAGCGTCGAGGGCGAGCAGGAGGCGGTCGACGAGGCCGCGCTGGTGCGCCAGCTCCAGTCCGAAGGACTGATCCCGATCGAGACGCGCTCCTCGGCGGGCCTGCGTGCGCGCTTCGTGCGGACACGACGTCGGCGCATCAATCAAAAGGAGATCGGCATCCTGACCCGCGAGCTGGCGACGCTCCTCGAGGCCGGGATGACGCTGGACCGTTCGCTCCAGATCCTGGTGGATCTCACCGAGGAGGAGCACCTGATCCAGGTCCTGTCGGACCTGCAGGAACGGGTGCGCGGCGGCGCGACCTTCTCGAGCGCGCTCGACCTGCAGGACGGGCAGTTCCCGCGGCTCTACATCAATATGGTGCGCGCGGGCGAGGCCAGCGGAGCCCTGGATCAGGTCCTGAATCGGCTCGCCGATTATCTCGAACGACTCGCCGAGCTGCGCCAGACGATCACCTCCGCGCTGGTCTACCCCTCCATCCTTTTGGTGGTCGCGGCCTTGTCGGTCATCATGCTGCTGGTCTTCGTCGTGCCCCAGTTCACGGTGCTCTTCGACGACATGGGCGAGGCCCTGCCGCTGCCGACCCGGATCGTGGTCGCCACCGGCGATCTCTTCCGCAACTATTGGTGGGCCATGTTGGTCGGCATCGCCTTGATCGCCGTGGTGCTGGAGCGTTGGTTTCAGGATCCGGCGGTGCGCGACCGGTTCGACCACAAGGTGCTGGGCGTGCCGCTGTTCGGAGATCTCATCTGGAAGATGGAGACGGCGCGACTCTGCCATACCCTGGCGACGCTCCTGAAGAATGGCTTGCCCCTGCTCAGTGCCCTGACGCTGGCCAAAGAGGTCGTCTCCAATCGGAAACTCTCGGGTCTGCTCAACGAGGCCGGCGATGACCTCAAGCACGGCCGCGGTCTTGCCGGACCCTTGGCCCGTCTCGAGGTCTTGCCCGCTCTTGCGCTGCAGATGATCCGCGTCGGGGAAGAGTCCGGCAGTCTGGATGCGATGCTGGCGAAGGTGGCGAGCATTTATGATCGGGAGACCCGCAACAGCGTCCAGAGTATGCTGACGTTGCTCGAGCCGATTCTCATCATCGGGCTCGGCGTGGTCGTCGCCGGCATCATCATCTCGATCCTGATGGCCATCCTCGGAGCCAACGAGCTGGTGTTCTGA
- the gspE gene encoding type II secretion system ATPase GspE has product MHDDAVLEEAPSIRARRDDLDGMFAGSQTLAETPDDVVAPAADMSTEPDSDPTPKAAVYAQPPPEGRVVAHLHASGKLSPGDLARARRLADEAGDPLLPMLVRLGLISERDMAQAMCDVLELPLADASTFPSEPLREDLFSLRFLKDAKVLPVSENEDGIQIAFAHPIDRFAVESMQMAAGKPVKALVGLPSEIELALERLYAKVEDAPESTDAALGDFDEEDIEHLKDLASEAPVIRMVNQLIQKALESRASDIHIEPFADQLKVRYRVDGILKEVDAPPVRSTAAVISRVKIMAKLNIAERRLPQDGRIPIRIQGRELDLRVSTVPTMFGESVVMRLLDKESVRFDLDALGFDGSPRERLRLILEKPYGILLVTGPTGSGKSTTLYTALSRMNTEERKIITVEDPVEYQLAGINQIQVKSAIGMTFASALRAIVRQDPDVIMVGEMRDLETARIAVQSALTGHVVLSTLHTNDAASGVTRLLEMGVEDYLLTSTINGILAQRLVRKLCPHCQEAYPAIPELAVRFEAIGAAPEDVELHRAVGCDACNGTGYRGRLVITEVLLMTDHIRKAVLNHATATEIRRIAVAEGMETMYLDGLRKALDGRTTIEEVLRVAEAGEEPSVD; this is encoded by the coding sequence ATGCATGACGACGCCGTCCTCGAAGAGGCACCGAGCATCAGGGCGAGGCGCGATGATCTCGACGGGATGTTTGCCGGGTCGCAAACGCTCGCTGAAACCCCCGACGACGTTGTTGCTCCGGCCGCAGACATGTCCACGGAGCCCGACAGCGATCCCACCCCGAAGGCCGCCGTCTATGCGCAGCCGCCCCCGGAAGGGCGAGTTGTGGCCCACCTGCACGCGTCCGGGAAGCTCTCGCCCGGCGATCTCGCGCGGGCGAGGCGTCTCGCCGACGAGGCGGGCGACCCCCTCTTGCCGATGCTGGTTCGTTTGGGACTCATCTCCGAGCGCGACATGGCGCAGGCCATGTGCGACGTGCTCGAGCTTCCCCTGGCCGACGCGAGCACCTTCCCGTCCGAGCCGTTGCGCGAGGATCTCTTCAGTCTGCGGTTTTTGAAGGACGCCAAGGTTCTCCCCGTGTCCGAGAACGAGGACGGCATCCAGATCGCTTTCGCCCATCCGATCGATCGGTTCGCGGTCGAGTCCATGCAGATGGCGGCAGGCAAACCCGTAAAGGCACTCGTGGGGCTGCCGAGCGAGATCGAGCTGGCCCTGGAACGCCTCTATGCGAAGGTCGAAGACGCCCCGGAGAGCACCGACGCGGCACTGGGCGATTTCGACGAGGAGGACATCGAGCACCTCAAGGACCTGGCCAGCGAGGCACCGGTCATCCGGATGGTCAATCAGCTGATCCAAAAGGCGCTCGAATCGCGCGCATCGGATATTCACATCGAGCCCTTCGCCGACCAGCTCAAGGTGCGTTATCGCGTCGACGGGATCCTCAAGGAGGTCGATGCACCGCCCGTGCGCTCGACCGCCGCCGTCATCTCGCGCGTGAAGATCATGGCGAAGCTCAATATCGCCGAACGGCGGTTGCCCCAAGACGGACGCATCCCGATCCGCATCCAGGGCCGGGAGCTGGATCTGCGTGTCTCGACCGTTCCGACCATGTTCGGCGAGAGCGTGGTCATGCGTCTGCTCGACAAGGAGAGCGTACGCTTCGACCTGGATGCACTCGGCTTCGACGGCTCCCCGCGCGAGCGCCTCAGGCTCATCCTCGAGAAACCCTACGGCATCCTGCTCGTGACGGGGCCGACCGGCTCGGGCAAGAGTACGACCCTCTATACGGCGCTCAGTCGGATGAACACCGAGGAGCGCAAGATCATCACGGTCGAGGATCCGGTGGAATACCAGTTGGCCGGGATCAACCAGATCCAGGTGAAGAGCGCGATCGGCATGACCTTCGCCAGTGCCCTGCGCGCCATTGTCCGGCAAGATCCCGACGTCATTATGGTCGGCGAGATGCGCGACCTGGAGACGGCCCGGATCGCCGTCCAGTCGGCCCTCACCGGGCATGTCGTGCTCTCGACCCTGCACACCAACGACGCGGCCAGCGGCGTCACCCGCCTGCTCGAGATGGGTGTCGAGGACTATCTGCTCACCTCCACGATCAACGGCATCCTTGCCCAGCGCCTGGTGCGCAAACTCTGCCCGCATTGCCAGGAGGCTTATCCGGCGATCCCCGAGCTGGCGGTGCGTTTCGAGGCCATCGGGGCCGCGCCCGAGGACGTCGAGCTGCACCGGGCAGTCGGTTGCGACGCCTGCAACGGGACCGGCTATCGCGGCCGTTTGGTCATCACCGAGGTTCTGCTCATGACCGATCATATCCGCAAGGCGGTGCTGAACCACGCGACCGCGACCGAGATCCGCCGTATCGCGGTCGCCGAGGGGATGGAGACCATGTACCTGGATGGCCTGCGCAAGGCGCTCGACGGTCGTACGACGATCGAGGAGGTGCTGCGTGTCGCCGAGGCAGGCGAAGAGCCGAGCGTGGACTGA
- a CDS encoding prepilin-type N-terminal cleavage/methylation domain-containing protein, with the protein MKTLRNRRRRQSGFSLLEVLVAFAILSVSLGVLMQIFSQAARTTLLSSQYSRAASLAESKLNAVGTAIPLEEGAVSGDPEGGIAWEITILPVTLGEEFGAEPPATPYRVNATALWEDGSQVRSLTLSTLRLGERF; encoded by the coding sequence GTGAAGACCTTGCGGAATCGAAGAAGACGGCAGTCCGGCTTTTCGCTGCTCGAGGTGTTGGTCGCTTTCGCCATCCTCTCCGTATCGCTCGGGGTGCTGATGCAGATCTTCTCGCAAGCCGCGCGGACCACCCTGTTGTCCTCTCAGTACAGCCGCGCCGCGTCGTTGGCCGAGTCCAAGCTGAACGCGGTCGGAACGGCGATCCCCTTGGAGGAAGGTGCCGTCTCGGGCGACCCCGAGGGCGGCATCGCATGGGAGATCACCATCCTCCCGGTCACCTTGGGCGAGGAATTCGGTGCCGAGCCGCCAGCCACGCCCTACCGTGTCAACGCGACCGCACTCTGGGAGGACGGGAGCCAGGTCCGCAGCCTCACGCTTTCGACCTTACGTCTCGGCGAGCGGTTCTGA
- a CDS encoding polysaccharide biosynthesis protein: MNPLLDRLRGCTAAFSQDITVRFGNVLGSAGSVVPLFSRQIEQAAAVDDRSAMANVLPEWHPESRDQILSTEAAQDRRNADA; encoded by the coding sequence ATGAATCCGCTGCTCGACCGTCTGCGCGGGTGTACCGCCGCCTTCTCGCAGGACATCACCGTGCGATTCGGCAATGTCCTCGGATCCGCGGGCAGCGTGGTGCCGCTGTTCAGTCGCCAAATCGAGCAGGCTGCAGCCGTCGACGATCGCTCCGCGATGGCGAACGTCTTGCCTGAATGGCACCCTGAATCGCGCGACCAAATCCTCTCGACAGAGGCCGCTCAAGACCGGAGAAATGCCGATGCATGA
- a CDS encoding PilN domain-containing protein yields the protein MSLSDPLKFLGQLPSGPVADLDEIYRIVRRSLVACLPIPVRHFLARRDRRLIIEPEASTAHLFLMTGEEREPVGELGLDMAFPLPEIARTGPERSPTRILMMPREDILTRTVSLPSQVRANLPQVIRFELDRLSPFQAGDVLYDFLAKPGPKGAPRLKVELALCRRDLAAAWVQRMRDAGAPIDRIAWEGAWPSANLLPAAERPKRRLDLFSADKLLWAAVVLLFAVALVGPLWQQKRTADALDAEVRRARVEAVAVDDLRQELERARLGSTAVLQQKRDEPNILVLLRELSDRIPDDTWIQTLDYNNGQVELRGESGQATALIALLEEAPGIDEVSFRSPVTQVPQTGKERFNISLLFTRARGE from the coding sequence ATGTCCCTCAGCGACCCACTCAAATTCCTCGGCCAGCTCCCGAGCGGCCCCGTGGCGGATCTCGACGAGATCTACCGCATCGTCCGCCGCTCGCTCGTGGCCTGTCTGCCGATCCCGGTTCGACATTTTCTCGCGCGCCGCGACCGTCGTTTGATCATCGAGCCCGAGGCATCGACCGCGCATCTGTTCCTGATGACCGGCGAGGAGCGCGAGCCTGTCGGTGAGCTCGGGCTCGATATGGCGTTTCCGCTCCCCGAGATCGCACGAACCGGACCCGAACGTTCCCCGACACGGATCTTGATGATGCCGCGCGAGGACATCCTGACCCGCACCGTCTCGCTGCCGTCGCAGGTGCGTGCCAATCTTCCGCAGGTAATACGCTTCGAGCTCGATCGCCTCTCGCCGTTCCAAGCAGGCGACGTCCTCTACGATTTCCTCGCCAAGCCCGGCCCGAAAGGCGCCCCGCGCCTAAAAGTCGAGCTCGCCTTGTGCCGCCGCGATCTTGCAGCGGCCTGGGTCCAGCGCATGCGCGATGCGGGGGCGCCGATCGATCGGATCGCTTGGGAAGGGGCTTGGCCCTCGGCCAACCTTTTGCCGGCGGCAGAGCGCCCGAAGCGCCGTCTCGACCTCTTCAGTGCCGACAAGTTGCTTTGGGCAGCGGTCGTGCTGCTCTTCGCGGTCGCCCTCGTCGGACCGCTGTGGCAGCAGAAGCGGACCGCCGACGCACTCGATGCCGAGGTGCGGCGGGCACGCGTCGAGGCGGTCGCGGTCGACGATTTGCGCCAAGAGCTCGAGCGGGCGCGCTTGGGAAGCACGGCGGTGCTTCAACAGAAACGTGACGAACCAAACATCCTCGTCCTCTTGCGCGAGTTGAGCGACCGCATCCCGGACGACACCTGGATCCAGACCCTCGACTACAACAACGGGCAGGTCGAGCTGCGCGGCGAATCCGGACAAGCGACCGCCTTGATCGCACTGCTCGAGGAGGCTCCCGGGATCGACGAGGTGTCGTTTCGCTCGCCCGTAACGCAGGTCCCGCAGACCGGCAAGGAGCGCTTCAATATTTCGCTGCTGTTCACGCGTGCGAGGGGAGAATGA
- a CDS encoding general secretion pathway protein GspK — MRRRAPRQRGIALVLVLWVLTLLTVMAVGMTAAQRTETALSDNHVSGARFRAAADAAIAFTVLVFAMPPPDATDPDVSAWLPNGVAVPWRFGGVDLAIRVFNEGSRIDLNQAPPELLSALLVTLGMEEDPATSLAAAIVDWRDEDDLSLLNGAEDRDYRDAGRTLGAKDAPFEAVEELMQVLGMTPEIYARLAAEVSVDLEGAGFDERFASAAAIAASQGIPFEDAQLRVVQRDSPLFEDSSGPRFVDRAGPLYRIEVSETGAGAGGRRMEALIETTPGQQPPYQLRWRRYGLPGAPSAPIDIEADAG, encoded by the coding sequence GTGCGCCGGCGCGCCCCGCGTCAGCGGGGCATCGCCTTGGTCCTGGTGCTCTGGGTGCTGACCCTGCTCACCGTCATGGCGGTCGGCATGACCGCGGCGCAGCGAACCGAGACGGCGCTGAGCGACAATCATGTCTCGGGAGCACGCTTTCGGGCCGCCGCGGATGCCGCCATCGCCTTCACGGTCCTGGTCTTTGCGATGCCGCCGCCCGATGCGACCGATCCGGACGTTTCCGCTTGGTTGCCCAACGGGGTGGCGGTGCCTTGGCGGTTCGGCGGGGTCGATCTTGCGATCCGGGTCTTCAACGAGGGCTCGCGGATCGATCTGAACCAGGCGCCGCCCGAGCTGCTCTCGGCGCTCCTCGTGACGCTCGGCATGGAGGAGGATCCGGCGACGTCGCTCGCGGCAGCTATCGTCGATTGGCGCGACGAGGACGATCTGTCGCTCCTGAACGGTGCGGAGGATCGCGACTACCGCGATGCCGGCCGGACCCTCGGGGCAAAGGATGCGCCCTTCGAGGCCGTGGAGGAGCTGATGCAGGTTCTCGGGATGACACCCGAGATCTACGCGCGCTTGGCCGCGGAGGTCAGTGTCGATCTCGAAGGGGCCGGATTCGACGAACGCTTCGCCTCCGCGGCCGCGATCGCCGCGAGCCAGGGGATCCCGTTCGAAGATGCACAGCTTCGCGTTGTCCAGCGCGATTCGCCTCTGTTCGAAGACAGCAGCGGACCTCGGTTCGTCGATCGGGCAGGACCGCTCTACCGGATCGAGGTCTCGGAAACCGGTGCGGGCGCCGGCGGACGCAGGATGGAGGCGCTGATCGAGACCACACCCGGACAGCAGCCGCCTTATCAGTTGCGTTGGCGCCGTTACGGTCTGCCCGGTGCGCCGTCGGCGCCGATCGACATCGAAGCCGATGCCGGTTGA
- a CDS encoding prepilin-type N-terminal cleavage/methylation domain-containing protein encodes MRDTQGFTLIELLIALAIVSLITLMLFSGLSLGSRAWEGVDAVSERVSEVRVTRDFLMSTLSQTRATTLTLDARMISVFAGDSERLEFVAPLSTQVGVPGLYILRLGLVPIGQDVSLVLTRWLVHPEVLEGTDEIPAWEPLEADSGFALDSTPLDTDAAAGAFGRTLLLDRVAAFQIAYFGTADGEIEPDWHEEWLGQSTMPTLLQIRMATPAQSWPDLLVSLPVRLF; translated from the coding sequence TTGCGGGACACCCAGGGCTTTACCCTGATCGAGCTGCTCATCGCCCTTGCGATCGTCAGTCTCATCACGCTGATGCTCTTTTCCGGCCTGAGCCTCGGTTCACGCGCATGGGAAGGCGTCGACGCCGTCTCGGAGCGCGTCTCCGAGGTTCGGGTCACGCGCGACTTTCTGATGTCGACCCTGAGTCAGACGCGGGCGACGACCTTGACGCTCGACGCCCGGATGATCAGTGTCTTCGCCGGCGACAGCGAGCGCTTGGAGTTTGTCGCACCGCTGTCCACGCAGGTCGGCGTGCCCGGACTCTACATCCTGCGTCTCGGGCTTGTGCCGATCGGTCAAGACGTGAGTCTGGTCCTGACGCGCTGGCTGGTTCATCCCGAGGTGCTCGAGGGAACCGACGAGATCCCGGCCTGGGAGCCCTTGGAGGCGGACTCGGGCTTCGCACTGGACTCGACTCCGCTCGACACGGATGCCGCAGCCGGCGCCTTCGGCCGGACCCTGCTCCTGGATCGCGTCGCCGCGTTTCAGATCGCCTATTTCGGGACCGCCGACGGGGAGATCGAGCCCGATTGGCATGAGGAGTGGCTCGGACAATCCACCATGCCGACCCTGCTGCAAATTCGTATGGCCACGCCCGCGCAGTCCTGGCCGGATCTGCTGGTCAGCCTGCCGGTACGCCTCTTTTGA
- the gspM gene encoding type II secretion system protein GspM — MKALSHPKILCVLAWVVLLSVPLLVIGGLAMAWSSEMSGLSARIADGEDQLVRYRRMIATLPELREELERVRANESFKAFYFDAPTAALAGAELQRQVQDIVTAASGRLISTQILPGPPEESPPRVRVRTQIQGSTETLLDVLYDLEQARPFLFVDQVSVRSSARPQQPAADPRRRAIRRPPVNPAGELTVRIDIFGFTLGGDT, encoded by the coding sequence ATGAAGGCCCTATCGCATCCGAAGATCCTCTGTGTTCTGGCGTGGGTTGTGCTTTTGTCGGTTCCGCTTCTGGTGATCGGCGGCCTGGCAATGGCGTGGAGCAGCGAGATGAGCGGTCTTTCCGCCCGGATCGCCGACGGCGAGGATCAGCTCGTGCGCTATCGGCGAATGATCGCCACCCTACCCGAGTTGCGCGAGGAGCTCGAGCGGGTCCGCGCCAACGAGAGCTTCAAGGCGTTCTACTTCGATGCACCGACAGCGGCCTTGGCGGGTGCCGAACTTCAGCGTCAGGTCCAGGATATCGTCACCGCGGCCAGCGGCCGTCTGATCAGTACCCAGATCCTGCCCGGGCCGCCGGAGGAAAGTCCCCCTCGGGTGCGGGTGCGCACCCAGATTCAAGGGTCGACCGAGACCCTTCTGGATGTGCTCTACGATCTCGAGCAGGCGCGGCCTTTTCTGTTCGTCGATCAGGTCTCGGTGCGCTCCTCGGCCCGCCCTCAGCAGCCTGCTGCCGATCCGCGCAGACGCGCCATTCGTCGCCCGCCCGTCAATCCGGCTGGCGAGCTGACGGTCCGGATCGACATCTTCGGATTTACCCTCGGAGGTGACACTTGA
- a CDS encoding GspH/FimT family pseudopilin: MSSPSGRGHRGFTLVELLVVLAIAALAMSAVPPLFSAAMPGVEMKAAARRTVSSLRLARETAIRQGAEVALVVDVEQRRLELAGHRSLTLPKRLDVTLEAADREMLDEQRGAIRFFPDGSSTGGRIILASDDSGYQVGVVWLTGRIRMAPWSAR; the protein is encoded by the coding sequence TTGAGCTCCCCATCCGGGCGTGGGCACCGCGGCTTCACCCTGGTGGAGCTGCTCGTGGTCCTGGCGATCGCCGCGTTGGCCATGTCTGCGGTGCCGCCGCTCTTCTCGGCGGCCATGCCGGGCGTGGAGATGAAGGCCGCTGCGCGCCGCACCGTGAGCAGCCTCCGCCTGGCACGGGAAACCGCGATCCGTCAGGGAGCGGAGGTCGCCTTGGTCGTGGACGTCGAGCAACGCCGTCTCGAGCTTGCCGGGCACCGTAGCCTGACGCTGCCCAAGCGTCTGGATGTCACGCTCGAGGCCGCCGATCGCGAGATGCTCGATGAGCAGCGCGGGGCGATTCGTTTCTTTCCCGACGGGAGCTCGACGGGGGGCCGCATCATCCTGGCGAGCGACGATTCCGGGTACCAGGTCGGCGTTGTTTGGTTGACGGGGCGCATCCGTATGGCACCTTGGAGCGCGCGGTGA